One Peromyscus leucopus breed LL Stock chromosome 2, UCI_PerLeu_2.1, whole genome shotgun sequence DNA window includes the following coding sequences:
- the LOC114700863 gene encoding regulatory solute carrier protein family 1 member 1 isoform X3, giving the protein MSSLLTSDGFSPPAPSSGQSPEVGSPTSLARSVSASVCAIKPSDPSSIEPRAVEAMKTSTDFQTSSKKTDPPPLQGPPDLASPADQNPAMPFHNSSEEAFVADNPEKSAEGRTQDLRVYLHTRQDTSFSLTTTGMHEPQVFVEEKNWHPEYQNPSQVNGLQQHREPHNASGRQNVPHDQECPCDTEDLELHEENQQDQEKIVSLKAVMKGDELQTNAHLPSTEKSLVASGYCSCSCSETLMEVDTAEQSLVAVRSSTGRQNASVKSPGASHLTSDNPSMEVETGQCNASCESMEHSISARGLQLPEDTVEMSMMDSRDSRSSPSPLSDHGHPSVEAAEEFCSSVTVALKELHELLVISCKPALEKAPEDVACQSEMEAESQAGIFDVSGKRAQNEHLIPSDQYPQVSCHQATSESEKTDIVGTTPCAGIEDKAYTSFRGLGDSLSNGREVAPRPRELVRKNCSVVITSAKPSDESRCTSGVEMSPTFAVGEEGAHSQPSEHMQNPGTDGPETSDVCPGAAPPFRGLDPPATQPLSSPSALPPFIFPAADVNRILGAGFTLQEALGALHRVGGNADLALLVLLAKNIVVPT; this is encoded by the coding sequence ATGTCATCGTTGCTGACTTCAGATGGATTCAGccctccagccccttcttccGGGCAGAGTCCTGAGGTTGGCAGCCCTACGAGTCTCGCTCgctctgtctctgcttcagtctgCGCCATCAAGCCCAGTGACCCCAGTAGCATTGAACCTAGAGCTGTGGAGGCCATGAAGACTTCAACTGACTTTCAGACTAGCTCTAAGAAAACAGAccctcctcctctgcagggtCCTCCTGATCTCGCTTCCCCAGCAGACCAGAATCCAGCTATGCCTTTTCATAATTCATCTGAAGAAGCATTTGTTGCAGATAATCCAGAGAAATCTGCTGAAGGAAGAACCCAGGACCTCCGAGTTTATCTCCATACAAGACAGGACACTAGTTTCTCTCTCACAACTACTGGGATGCATGAGCCCCAGGTATTTGTGGAAGAAAAGAATTGGCATCCAGAATATCAGAACCCAAGTCAAGTGAATGGCCTTCAGCAACACAGAGAACCACACAATGCGAGTGGACGGCAGAACGTTCCACATGACCAAGAATGTCCTTGTGACACAGAAGACCTTGAACTTCATGAAGAAAATCAACAGGACCAAGAAAAAATTGTCAGTTTGAAAGCTGTGATGAAAGGAGATGAACTTCAGACAAATGCTCATCTTCCAAGTACAGAGAAAAGTCTTGTAGCTTCAGGGTACTGTAGCTGTTCGTGCTCAGAAACCCTGATGGAAGTGGATACAGCTGAACAGTCTCTGGTTGCTGTGCGCAGCTCAACAGGCAGGCAGAATGCCAGTGTCAAGAGCCCTGGAGCATCGCATCTCACTTCAGATAATCCCTCAATGGAAGTGGAAACAGGACAGTGTAACGCCTCCTGTGAAAGCATGGAACATTCCATTTCAGCCCGGGGTTTGCAGCTCCCAGAAGATACTGTTGAAATGTCTATGATGGATAGCAGAGATAGCCGCAGTTCCCCTTCCCCTTTAAGTGATCATGGTCACCCCTCTGTGGAGGCAGCTGAAGAATTCTGTTCATCTGTCACAGTGGCCTTGAAAGAACTGCATGAACTTTTGGTCATTAGCTGTAAGCCAGCTTTGGAAAAAGCACCTGAAGATGTTGCCTGTCAGTCAGAGATGGAAGCTGAGAGCCAAGCAGGTATTTTTGACGTTTCAGGAAAGAGGGCCCAAAATGAGCATCTGATCCCTAGTGATCAGTACCCACAAGTTTCCTGTCACCAGGCCACCTCTGAATCAGAAAAGACAGACATTGTAGGCACTACACCTTGTGCTGGGATAGAAGATAAAGCATATACTAGCTTCAGGGGTCTGGGTGATAGTTTGTCAAATGGCCGAGAAGTTGCCCCCAGACCAAGGGAGTTGGTCAGGAAGAACTGTTCTGTCGTCATAACCTCAGCCAAACCATCTGATGAGTCACGCTGCACCTCAGGTGTAGAAATGTCACCCACATTTGCAGTAGGTGAGGAGGGTGCCCACAGTCAGCCTTCTGAGCACATGCAGAATCCAGGCACAGACGGGCCAGAGACCAGCGATGTCTGCCCTGGAGCTGCGCCGCCCTTTCGTGGATTGGACCCACCTGCTACACAGCCCTTGTCTTCTCCCTCCGCTCTGCCGCCGTTCATCTTTCCCGCCGCAGATGTTAACCGGATTCTTGGTGCCGGCTTCACTCTGCAAGAAGCCCTCGGGGCTTTGCATCGAGTTGGTGGGAATGCAGACCTTGCACTTCTTGTTTTGCTCGCAAAGAACATTGTGGTCCCTACGTAA